The following are from one region of the Moritella sp. 24 genome:
- a CDS encoding LysE family translocator: protein MYEVIVSLLIVNFFGMLSPGPDMMLVLKYGSLNAKRAAWFCVGGIISGLAVHMMLGLFGISLLISSQPMLFDAVRWLGAAYLIYIGIKSLRAGKSEIEVDAGTLNYRPGKAYLDGLLCNLLNPKILMFMVAAFSQVIAPETPTSDKLLISLSIFLETAVLWSCFIILLNRGSLKQMLNRYQDKINKATGGLLITLGGFIGLSS, encoded by the coding sequence ATGTACGAAGTAATAGTGTCTTTATTAATTGTTAACTTTTTTGGCATGCTCAGCCCTGGGCCTGACATGATGTTAGTTTTAAAATACGGAAGCCTTAACGCAAAACGTGCAGCGTGGTTCTGTGTCGGTGGTATTATTTCTGGTTTGGCCGTACACATGATGTTAGGTCTGTTCGGCATATCATTACTTATCTCAAGTCAACCAATGCTGTTTGATGCGGTTCGTTGGTTAGGCGCTGCTTATCTTATCTATATTGGTATTAAGTCACTGCGCGCAGGTAAGAGTGAAATTGAAGTTGACGCGGGTACGTTAAACTATCGCCCGGGCAAAGCGTATTTAGACGGTTTACTGTGTAATTTATTAAACCCGAAAATTTTGATGTTCATGGTGGCGGCATTCAGTCAGGTTATCGCTCCTGAGACACCAACATCAGATAAATTGTTGATCAGCTTATCTATCTTTTTAGAGACAGCGGTACTGTGGTCATGTTTCATCATATTACTTAACCGTGGTTCTCTAAAACAAATGCTTAATCGTTATCAAGACAAAATTAATAAAGCCACTGGTGGCCTGTTAATTACCTTGGGTGGTTTCATTGGTTTAAGCAGCTAA
- a CDS encoding insulinase family protein, with amino-acid sequence MITSPNDYKQYRHITLPNGLAVLLIQDDQCKKSAASMSISVGHFDDPKQHEGLAHLLEHMLFLGTDKYPKPGEYQSFISMHGGSNNAWTGTEYTNYYFDINNSFFHNALDRFAQFFIAPSFNADLLERERHAVDSEYKLKIKDDVRRFYQAHKETVNPTHPFSKFSVGNLTTLADTENYTLRDELLRFYEQHYCASLMKLVIQSELSLDKQEHMLKDMFSAIPNRGINAIPLATPLYTEAQLQQTIWVESISGHKKLYICFPLGDINPYYQIKPLGYISQLIGDETEGSLLSLLKSKGWVTALSAGSGQSGANFKDYNVIMGLTSEGFKHITEIVEFCLQYIKLIAEQGLQAWRYDEKRNFLEQAFRYQEKIPAIKNVSHLSQNLHIYQPEHVIYGDYMMTGFDIEACCFFLKQFNPTNMRLMVSAPNLETNKKAAWYDTPYRVDVFSDHQQQRWADVNIDASLSLPIANPFISASLEALALDKANLTEHPTLINKSEGFKTWFMQEHQFHLPKGNIFISIDSEYAIADTHNIAMTRLAVELLMEQLNTLTYQAEIAGISYHIYAHQGGFTLHIAGFAQKQLELLKLIIGHRHLHMVDNDTFSSIRNQLLISWENQKQAKPINRLFSELTSVLQPNNPSSERLAKALVSIKQEQLPEYLEQVYKNISVEVLVHGDWHQSQALEIGQYVKDKLKPFSSPGKETIRKLVDIRHTGSLVHEVDAEHNDAALIVYYQAPKISPKELAYYSLANHVMSSKFFYELRTQQQLGYVVGTGNIPLNRHAGLMFYVQSPHTQPTKLLDAINDFIDFFPFGMISFTEQQWQSSKQGLISKLREPDTNINSKSKRLWHSIGIKDKTFNKSQKIAEELEKIERVDLIRFMVELKSRTSDRLIMSTTSKPHEHDDEYEAHKVEKLEGTYIADVETFQQQSNVFEL; translated from the coding sequence TTGATAACAAGTCCTAATGATTATAAGCAATATCGTCACATCACGCTCCCTAATGGTTTAGCTGTCTTGTTGATCCAAGATGATCAATGTAAAAAATCAGCCGCTTCTATGTCAATTTCGGTCGGTCACTTTGATGATCCGAAACAACATGAAGGGCTCGCCCACCTTCTCGAACACATGTTATTTTTAGGCACTGATAAGTACCCTAAACCCGGTGAATACCAATCGTTTATTTCCATGCACGGTGGCAGTAATAATGCGTGGACAGGCACTGAATACACCAATTACTACTTTGATATTAACAATAGCTTTTTCCATAATGCGCTTGACCGTTTCGCTCAGTTTTTTATCGCTCCGAGTTTCAATGCAGACTTACTCGAACGTGAACGCCATGCTGTTGATTCAGAGTACAAACTAAAGATAAAAGATGATGTTCGTCGCTTCTATCAAGCCCATAAAGAAACAGTAAACCCGACACATCCGTTTAGTAAATTTTCGGTGGGTAATTTAACCACCCTAGCGGACACAGAAAACTATACGTTACGTGACGAGTTATTACGCTTTTACGAGCAACACTATTGTGCTTCATTGATGAAACTGGTGATCCAGTCTGAACTGTCACTAGACAAGCAAGAGCACATGCTTAAAGACATGTTTTCGGCGATTCCTAATCGGGGCATTAATGCGATCCCGTTGGCAACTCCGCTCTATACAGAGGCCCAGTTACAACAAACAATCTGGGTTGAATCAATTAGCGGGCATAAGAAATTATACATTTGCTTCCCGCTAGGTGATATTAATCCCTACTATCAAATTAAACCATTGGGCTATATCAGCCAACTTATCGGCGATGAAACCGAAGGTAGCTTACTGTCGTTATTGAAAAGCAAAGGTTGGGTAACGGCGCTCTCTGCTGGTAGTGGCCAAAGTGGGGCTAACTTTAAAGATTATAATGTCATCATGGGCTTAACCAGCGAGGGTTTTAAGCACATTACTGAAATTGTTGAGTTCTGCCTTCAATACATTAAATTAATCGCTGAGCAAGGCTTACAAGCGTGGCGTTATGATGAAAAGAGAAACTTCTTAGAACAAGCTTTCCGCTATCAAGAAAAAATACCTGCGATAAAAAACGTCTCTCACCTCTCTCAAAATCTACATATCTATCAGCCAGAACATGTCATTTACGGTGATTATATGATGACAGGGTTTGATATTGAGGCTTGCTGTTTTTTCTTAAAACAGTTTAATCCGACGAATATGCGCTTGATGGTATCTGCTCCTAATTTAGAAACCAATAAAAAAGCAGCTTGGTATGATACCCCTTATCGCGTGGATGTCTTTAGTGACCACCAGCAACAACGCTGGGCAGATGTTAATATCGATGCGTCACTTTCATTGCCAATTGCGAATCCGTTCATAAGCGCGTCTTTAGAAGCCTTAGCACTGGATAAAGCCAACTTAACGGAACACCCGACTTTAATTAATAAAAGCGAAGGGTTTAAAACGTGGTTTATGCAGGAGCATCAATTCCACCTACCGAAAGGCAATATCTTCATTTCAATTGACAGTGAGTATGCCATTGCCGATACGCATAATATCGCTATGACACGTTTAGCGGTTGAGCTATTAATGGAGCAACTCAACACCTTGACGTACCAAGCTGAAATCGCGGGTATTAGCTATCACATTTATGCGCACCAAGGTGGCTTCACATTACACATTGCTGGTTTTGCTCAGAAACAACTTGAGTTATTAAAGCTGATCATTGGTCATCGCCATTTACACATGGTGGATAATGACACCTTCTCAAGTATTCGTAATCAGTTACTTATCTCTTGGGAAAACCAAAAACAAGCGAAACCGATTAACCGCTTATTCTCAGAGCTAACCTCTGTTTTGCAACCGAATAATCCATCAAGTGAACGACTAGCCAAAGCACTCGTCAGTATTAAACAAGAACAGCTGCCTGAGTATTTGGAACAAGTGTACAAGAACATCAGCGTTGAAGTATTGGTACACGGTGATTGGCATCAATCACAAGCACTGGAAATTGGCCAGTATGTGAAAGATAAACTGAAACCGTTTAGTTCACCGGGCAAAGAGACAATACGTAAGCTGGTTGATATTCGCCATACCGGTTCATTGGTACACGAAGTGGATGCAGAACATAATGATGCCGCGCTGATTGTGTATTACCAAGCACCCAAAATATCACCTAAAGAGCTGGCCTATTACAGCTTGGCGAATCACGTGATGTCATCGAAATTCTTCTATGAATTACGTACACAGCAGCAATTAGGTTATGTGGTCGGTACGGGAAATATTCCGCTTAATCGTCATGCGGGTCTCATGTTCTACGTGCAATCACCACATACTCAGCCGACCAAGCTACTGGATGCGATTAATGATTTCATTGATTTCTTTCCGTTCGGGATGATTTCGTTTACCGAACAACAATGGCAATCAAGTAAGCAAGGGTTAATCTCTAAATTACGTGAACCGGATACCAACATAAACAGTAAAAGTAAGCGTTTGTGGCATTCGATTGGGATCAAGGATAAGACATTTAACAAGTCGCAGAAAATCGCAGAAGAGCTCGAAAAAATCGAACGTGTCGATCTTATACGCTTTATGGTGGAATTAAAATCTCGCACATCTGACCGCTTGATCATGTCAACAACCAGTAAACCACATGAACACGACGATGAGTACGAAGCACACAAAGTAGAGAAGCTTGAAGGAACCTACATCGCTGATGTTGAAACCTTCCAACAACAAAGTAATGTCTTTGAACTCTAA
- the sixA gene encoding phosphohistidine phosphatase SixA: MKIYIMRHGQAGLYANSDAERELTGTGRQQSADMASWLSAIEPTLDCVLHSPYIRAAQTWNVIGNFFTVNKVEVCEDITPYGDAEFIADYVRALVEQNNYETVLLVSHLPVVSYLTSVLTANKHMPAFATSAIACLELEKNSFNFKWLETPASIK; the protein is encoded by the coding sequence ATGAAGATTTATATTATGCGACACGGGCAAGCAGGGTTATACGCCAATAGCGATGCTGAACGTGAATTAACTGGTACTGGACGACAGCAGTCCGCCGATATGGCCAGTTGGTTAAGTGCGATTGAACCAACTTTAGATTGTGTATTACACAGTCCTTATATACGAGCTGCACAAACTTGGAATGTTATCGGGAACTTTTTTACCGTTAACAAGGTCGAAGTTTGTGAAGACATAACCCCTTATGGGGATGCTGAGTTTATTGCTGATTATGTTCGTGCACTTGTTGAGCAAAATAATTACGAAACAGTCTTACTTGTTTCACATTTGCCAGTAGTGAGTTATTTGACTTCAGTACTGACGGCAAACAAACATATGCCAGCTTTCGCAACATCTGCGATAGCTTGTTTAGAATTAGAAAAAAATAGCTTTAATTTTAAGTGGTTAGAAACACCAGCAAGTATAAAGTAA
- a CDS encoding DUF1107 family protein, producing the protein MRSFKQFNSLRIAKYVKSFFHGTLYVTGLGLLEFQQGLLVMPSDAGNTVKMRVSEVNREIKRFTA; encoded by the coding sequence ATGCGTAGTTTTAAACAGTTTAACTCATTGCGAATTGCAAAATATGTAAAGAGTTTTTTTCATGGAACCCTATATGTCACAGGTTTGGGATTATTAGAGTTTCAGCAAGGTTTGTTAGTCATGCCGAGCGATGCAGGTAACACTGTTAAAATGCGTGTCTCGGAAGTAAATCGTGAAATTAAGCGGTTTACTGCTTAG
- the smrB gene encoding endonuclease SmrB, whose product MFNKQMKKKMLLQMDVAKEQAQAEQVKVSQAAPKPDEHALFSDSMKGIKPLSQDTIRTTKIRAKKPKTQPNDSIRQESAQREHFFSDQFEPHIADEGPTRYIREGVSPYELKKLRRGDYEPELLLDLHGLTQETAKVEISALIAECRKQHIRCCNVMHGHGKNILKRQLPMWLAQHPDVEAFHQATKTWGGSAALSILIELTNKEDFLQGS is encoded by the coding sequence ATGTTTAATAAACAAATGAAAAAAAAGATGTTGCTGCAAATGGATGTAGCAAAGGAACAGGCACAGGCTGAACAAGTTAAAGTATCGCAAGCAGCGCCTAAACCAGATGAACACGCTCTTTTCTCTGATAGTATGAAAGGTATAAAACCTTTGTCACAGGATACCATACGCACAACAAAAATCAGGGCTAAAAAACCGAAAACTCAGCCAAATGATTCAATCAGACAAGAATCAGCACAACGTGAACATTTTTTCTCCGATCAATTTGAACCGCATATTGCCGATGAAGGACCGACTCGCTATATACGCGAAGGTGTTTCACCGTACGAATTGAAGAAGCTACGTCGTGGTGATTACGAACCAGAATTACTGCTAGATTTACATGGTTTAACGCAAGAAACAGCAAAGGTAGAAATATCAGCGCTCATTGCTGAATGTCGTAAACAGCATATCCGTTGTTGTAATGTGATGCATGGTCATGGCAAGAATATTCTTAAGCGTCAATTACCAATGTGGTTAGCGCAACATCCCGATGTCGAAGCGTTTCATCAAGCAACGAAAACTTGGGGTGGCAGTGCCGCCTTGTCGATCTTGATAGAACTAACGAATAAAGAAGACTTTCTGCAAGGTAGTTAA
- the prmB gene encoding 50S ribosomal protein L3 N(5)-glutamine methyltransferase — protein sequence MDRIFIDEAVKELTTIQDIIRWAVSRFNDAGIFYGHGTDNAWDEAVQLILPTLHLPLDIDPQIRHAKLLTSERQKLVELIVRRVNERIPAAYLTNKAWFAGLEFFVDERVLVPRSPFAELIMNGFQPWLTHEPMRVLDMCTGSGCIAIALSHAFPDSEIDAVDIEHGAIEVAEINIQDHGVEQQVTPIQSDLFSNLTGLRYDMIVSNPPYVDQEDIDNLPDEFKHEPEIGLQSGFDGLELTLKMLAQAPDMLNDGGLLFVEIGNSMVHMQEKFPEVPFTWLEMQNGGHGIFVISKEQIVASMAEFAPFK from the coding sequence GTGGACAGGATTTTTATTGACGAAGCAGTCAAAGAGTTAACTACAATACAAGATATCATCCGTTGGGCGGTTAGCCGTTTTAACGACGCAGGTATTTTCTATGGTCACGGTACTGATAACGCGTGGGATGAAGCTGTTCAGCTTATCTTACCGACGTTACACCTGCCATTGGATATTGATCCTCAAATTCGTCATGCGAAACTGCTTACTTCTGAACGCCAAAAATTGGTTGAGCTGATTGTTCGTCGTGTAAACGAACGTATCCCTGCTGCATACCTTACTAACAAAGCTTGGTTTGCTGGTTTAGAGTTCTTCGTTGATGAACGCGTATTAGTGCCGCGTTCTCCGTTTGCAGAACTGATCATGAACGGTTTCCAGCCTTGGTTAACGCACGAACCTATGCGCGTACTTGATATGTGTACGGGCAGTGGTTGTATCGCGATTGCACTGTCTCACGCATTCCCTGATTCAGAAATCGACGCAGTTGATATTGAACACGGCGCGATTGAAGTTGCTGAGATCAACATTCAAGATCACGGTGTTGAGCAACAAGTAACACCAATCCAGTCTGACTTGTTCTCAAACTTAACGGGTTTACGCTACGACATGATCGTATCGAATCCTCCTTATGTTGATCAAGAAGATATTGATAACCTACCTGATGAGTTCAAACATGAACCTGAAATCGGTTTACAGTCTGGTTTTGATGGCTTAGAGCTAACGCTTAAAATGCTAGCACAAGCACCAGATATGCTAAACGACGGTGGCTTACTGTTTGTTGAGATCGGTAACAGCATGGTTCACATGCAAGAGAAATTCCCTGAAGTACCATTTACATGGTTAGAAATGCAAAATGGCGGCCACGGTATCTTCGTGATCAGCAAAGAGCAGATCGTTGCTTCAATGGCAGAATTCGCACCGTTTAAATAA
- the aroC gene encoding chorismate synthase, with translation MAGNSIGQLFKISTFGESHGPALGCIIDGCPPGLEISLEDLQFDLDRRKPGTSRYTTQRREADEVQILSGIFEGKTTGSSIGLMIKNTDQRSQDYSNIKDTFRPGHADYTYHQKFGHRDYRGGGRSSARETAMRVAAGAIAKKYLKEQHGIVIRGFLSQLGPIKAEALQWDQVEQNPFFFPDTSKLEALDEYMRGLKKSGDSVGAKVTVVAEGVPVGLGEPVFDRLDADIAHSLMSINAVKGVEIGDGFGVVEQLGSEHRDEMTPEDGFLSNHAGGVLGGISSGQDIIAHIAMKPTSSITIPGKSIDKFGNAIEVVTKGRHDPCVGIRAVPIAEAQLAITLMDHLLRHRAQNLHVVTDTPNM, from the coding sequence ATGGCAGGGAATAGTATTGGGCAATTATTTAAGATCTCCACATTCGGAGAAAGCCATGGACCAGCACTTGGGTGCATCATTGACGGCTGCCCTCCAGGACTCGAAATTTCACTAGAAGATCTACAGTTTGATCTTGACCGTCGTAAGCCTGGCACATCTCGCTATACTACTCAACGACGTGAAGCTGACGAAGTTCAGATCCTTTCGGGTATTTTTGAAGGTAAAACCACTGGTTCTTCGATTGGTCTAATGATCAAGAATACCGATCAACGTTCACAAGATTATTCAAACATTAAAGATACCTTCCGTCCGGGCCATGCTGATTATACTTATCATCAGAAATTTGGTCATCGTGATTACCGTGGTGGCGGTCGTTCATCGGCACGTGAAACGGCAATGCGTGTAGCGGCTGGTGCCATTGCGAAGAAATACCTAAAAGAACAACACGGTATTGTTATCCGTGGTTTCTTATCACAACTGGGTCCAATCAAAGCAGAAGCTCTACAGTGGGATCAAGTTGAACAAAACCCGTTCTTCTTCCCTGATACATCTAAATTAGAAGCGCTGGATGAATACATGCGCGGCCTAAAGAAATCAGGTGACTCAGTGGGCGCTAAAGTAACAGTTGTTGCTGAAGGTGTGCCTGTTGGTTTAGGCGAACCTGTATTTGATCGTTTAGATGCGGACATCGCACATTCATTAATGAGCATTAACGCAGTGAAAGGCGTTGAGATTGGTGATGGTTTTGGCGTTGTAGAACAGCTTGGTAGCGAACACCGTGATGAAATGACACCTGAAGATGGTTTCCTTTCTAATCACGCTGGTGGCGTACTAGGTGGTATCTCAAGTGGCCAAGATATCATTGCGCACATTGCAATGAAACCGACTTCAAGTATTACCATTCCAGGTAAATCAATTGATAAGTTTGGTAACGCGATTGAAGTAGTTACTAAAGGTCGTCACGATCCATGTGTAGGTATCCGCGCAGTGCCAATTGCTGAAGCACAACTTGCTATCACGCTAATGGACCACTTGCTAAGACACCGTGCGCAGAATCTACATGTAGTAACAGATACTCCAAATATGTAG
- a CDS encoding nucleoside 2-deoxyribosyltransferase: MKRVYFGIKYHSNNSNKSVINEFELCFSKHNLKSYCVVRDMEKWGKQTFSATQIMQETFAKIDESDIVVIDISEKGVGLGIEAGYAKAKGKELIVTIKNGVEISTTIQGTADKIITYNEISDIRL, translated from the coding sequence ATGAAACGTGTATATTTTGGTATTAAATATCATTCCAATAATTCAAATAAAAGCGTTATCAATGAATTTGAACTGTGTTTTTCTAAACATAATTTAAAGTCATATTGTGTTGTAAGAGATATGGAAAAATGGGGTAAACAGACATTCTCTGCTACACAAATAATGCAAGAAACATTCGCTAAAATAGATGAATCAGACATCGTTGTCATCGATATATCAGAAAAGGGAGTAGGCTTAGGTATTGAAGCTGGATACGCCAAGGCAAAAGGCAAAGAACTTATTGTGACAATTAAAAATGGCGTTGAAATCAGCACAACTATTCAAGGCACCGCTGATAAAATCATTACATATAATGAAATATCAGATATTAGGCTTTAG
- a CDS encoding amino acid permease codes for MSQSVRGTIGKFALLSMTLAAVFNVRNIVNNNIELGLSSAPIFLLATLVYFIPFVFIISEFVSANKDSESGMYDWLKKPLGTKNAYLGSFLYWFVNLFWFVSLLPNVIAYASYAMLGYEYNFSPVVTSIISIVLFAAATHISTKGASWLGKISEMVAYGVFALFAIYVIGAVTALSGDHVPAQPITIEAMTPTINWATIGIMCWIFQAAGGAETAAAYLKDVKGGQKTFIRVIIAAGILIGAMYAVGSLLVNVFVPRESLTYAGGMVEIFTGMAQYFNISENLVGRFVGVILFIAMFGSMMMWTAAPVKIHFSEIPKGVYGEKTTELNEHGVPVRAAWWQFAFVVIMLVVNGFGSESVQEMMSTAINLTAGTAMLPPIFIMVAYFIFRLKYDDTPRDFRMGSRKVGMTVVSILIVIFVVSMTASAFPTGVDLVNAFFINVFMTMVFSALAWWWISRFEKKQAQGETATKQTLASAK; via the coding sequence ATGTCTCAATCTGTACGTGGCACGATAGGAAAGTTTGCTTTGCTATCTATGACTCTCGCGGCGGTATTTAATGTCCGTAACATTGTTAATAATAATATCGAATTAGGCTTAAGCTCGGCACCGATCTTTTTACTTGCTACGCTGGTCTACTTTATCCCGTTCGTGTTTATTATTTCTGAATTTGTATCTGCCAATAAAGACTCAGAATCAGGTATGTACGACTGGTTGAAAAAACCACTGGGTACGAAGAATGCTTACTTAGGTTCGTTCTTGTATTGGTTCGTTAACCTGTTTTGGTTCGTTTCGCTACTGCCAAACGTAATCGCTTATGCATCTTATGCAATGCTGGGTTATGAATATAACTTCTCGCCAGTGGTGACATCTATAATCTCAATTGTGTTATTTGCTGCTGCAACGCACATTTCAACAAAAGGTGCATCTTGGTTAGGTAAAATTTCTGAAATGGTGGCTTACGGTGTATTCGCACTTTTCGCTATCTATGTCATTGGCGCGGTAACGGCACTTAGCGGTGACCATGTACCAGCACAACCAATCACAATCGAAGCAATGACACCAACAATTAACTGGGCAACAATCGGTATTATGTGCTGGATCTTCCAAGCAGCCGGTGGTGCTGAAACAGCTGCTGCATACTTGAAAGATGTGAAAGGCGGTCAGAAGACCTTCATTCGCGTGATCATCGCTGCTGGTATCCTAATTGGTGCTATGTACGCTGTTGGTTCACTACTTGTAAACGTATTCGTTCCACGTGAGTCACTGACTTATGCTGGCGGTATGGTTGAAATCTTCACAGGTATGGCGCAATACTTCAATATCTCTGAAAACTTAGTAGGTCGTTTTGTAGGTGTGATTCTATTCATCGCGATGTTCGGTTCGATGATGATGTGGACTGCTGCACCCGTTAAAATTCACTTCTCAGAAATTCCAAAAGGTGTTTACGGCGAGAAGACAACTGAACTTAACGAGCACGGTGTACCAGTACGCGCAGCTTGGTGGCAGTTTGCGTTCGTTGTAATCATGCTAGTAGTAAATGGTTTCGGTTCTGAATCTGTACAAGAAATGATGAGCACTGCGATTAACTTAACAGCTGGTACAGCGATGTTACCACCTATCTTTATTATGGTTGCTTACTTCATCTTCCGTCTTAAATACGATGATACTCCACGTGATTTCCGCATGGGTTCTCGTAAAGTAGGTATGACTGTTGTTTCAATTCTTATCGTTATCTTTGTGGTAAGTATGACAGCGTCTGCATTCCCAACAGGTGTTGATCTAGTTAATGCATTCTTCATCAACGTGTTCATGACCATGGTGTTCTCTGCACTAGCATGGTGGTGGATCTCTCGCTTCGAAAAGAAGCAAGCACAAGGTGAAACGGCTACGAAGCAAACATTAGCTTCTGCTAAATAA
- a CDS encoding amino acid permease — MSTSTRGTIGKFALLSMTFAAVFSFNNIINNNIEIGLSSAPMFFLATIFYFIPFCLIVAEFVSLNKSSEAGVYSWVKSSLGGRWAFISAYTYWFVNLFFFTSLLPRIIAYASYAFLGFEYIFTPMTTAVLSTLLFAVATHVSNNGAKLLGPITTVTSSLMLLLTLSYIILSAGALMGGIVPADPITIEAMTPSFNWAFLGVITWIFMAAGGAESVAVYVNDIKGGHKSFVKVIILAGIFIGALYSVGSILANVFVTREELKFTGGSVQVFEGLARHFGLPEIMMNRFVGIVSFTAMLGSLLMWTATPVKIFFSEIPKGIFGEKTVALNKQGVPVRAAWIQFLIVIPLMFIPTLASDTVQDLMSTIINMTAAASMLPPLFIMIAYLNLRLKLDHLERDFRMGSRFTGIAIVSVLIAIFTVGFFASTFPTGADIMTIIFYNVGGIVIFLGYAWWKYNKYEQSLTQEELAEEAKPAIQL, encoded by the coding sequence ATGTCAACATCTACACGAGGCACGATAGGCAAATTTGCCCTACTGTCCATGACTTTTGCAGCGGTTTTTAGCTTCAACAATATTATCAATAATAATATTGAAATCGGCTTATCCTCTGCCCCAATGTTCTTTCTTGCAACCATCTTTTATTTTATCCCGTTCTGCTTGATTGTGGCTGAGTTTGTATCACTCAACAAAAGTTCTGAAGCGGGTGTTTACTCTTGGGTAAAAAGTTCGTTAGGCGGTCGCTGGGCTTTCATCTCAGCTTATACTTATTGGTTCGTTAACCTATTCTTTTTCACGTCTCTGTTACCACGAATCATCGCTTACGCGTCGTATGCATTCTTAGGGTTTGAATATATATTCACCCCAATGACAACGGCAGTTTTAAGTACCCTGCTTTTCGCTGTTGCAACACACGTATCAAATAACGGTGCTAAATTACTAGGTCCAATTACAACAGTAACATCGTCATTGATGCTGTTACTCACTCTGTCTTACATCATCCTATCTGCTGGTGCCTTGATGGGCGGGATTGTACCTGCTGACCCAATTACAATTGAAGCGATGACGCCATCGTTTAACTGGGCATTCCTCGGTGTGATCACTTGGATCTTTATGGCAGCGGGTGGCGCAGAATCTGTTGCTGTTTATGTCAATGATATTAAAGGCGGCCACAAGTCATTCGTTAAAGTCATCATCCTTGCAGGTATCTTTATCGGTGCCCTTTACTCTGTTGGTTCTATCTTAGCGAACGTCTTTGTAACGCGTGAAGAGCTGAAGTTCACAGGCGGCTCAGTACAAGTATTTGAAGGCCTTGCGAGACACTTTGGTTTACCTGAAATCATGATGAACCGTTTTGTTGGGATCGTCTCGTTTACTGCCATGCTGGGTTCATTATTAATGTGGACAGCAACACCTGTAAAAATCTTCTTCTCTGAAATTCCAAAAGGTATTTTTGGTGAAAAGACCGTGGCACTAAACAAACAAGGTGTACCAGTACGTGCAGCATGGATTCAATTCTTAATTGTTATCCCACTGATGTTTATTCCAACATTAGCGTCAGACACGGTTCAAGACTTAATGAGCACAATCATCAACATGACAGCGGCAGCATCAATGCTTCCACCACTGTTCATCATGATTGCTTACCTCAACCTACGATTAAAATTAGATCATCTAGAACGTGATTTCCGCATGGGTTCTCGCTTTACCGGCATCGCTATTGTGTCTGTTCTTATCGCTATCTTTACTGTTGGGTTCTTTGCTTCAACCTTCCCAACTGGCGCAGACATCATGACGATTATTTTCTACAACGTTGGCGGGATTGTTATTTTCCTTGGCTATGCGTGGTGGAAATACAACAAGTATGAACAATCACTAACACAAGAAGAACTTGCTGAAGAAGCAAAACCAGCGATTCAATTATAG
- a CDS encoding beta-galactosidase subunit beta, translating to MIILENLDQFKVVYRDGRKWNRCIEAIENIVNLKDGVMYSIGDSLVYMIEDGVARNTETFEGNRRYFDVHYYLAGRETVEVADKSELELVQAYSDETDREYMTGHGEIKQLCEGQVAVFDNTKAYRFHGDNTVRKVVLKVTIEDGYFLNK from the coding sequence ATGATTATTTTAGAGAACCTAGACCAATTCAAAGTGGTATATCGCGATGGCCGTAAATGGAACCGTTGCATCGAAGCAATCGAGAACATTGTTAACCTGAAAGATGGCGTGATGTATTCAATTGGCGATTCACTGGTTTACATGATTGAAGATGGTGTTGCACGTAATACCGAAACATTTGAAGGTAATCGACGTTACTTTGATGTGCATTACTACTTAGCAGGCCGTGAAACTGTAGAAGTAGCAGATAAATCAGAACTTGAGTTAGTACAAGCTTACTCCGATGAAACTGACCGTGAATACATGACTGGTCACGGTGAAATAAAGCAACTTTGTGAAGGCCAAGTCGCTGTATTTGATAACACCAAAGCGTACCGATTCCACGGTGATAACACGGTGCGAAAAGTGGTACTGAAAGTCACTATCGAAGACGGCTATTTCTTGAATAAGTAA